A stretch of the Artemia franciscana unplaced genomic scaffold, ASM3288406v1 PGA_scaffold_1180, whole genome shotgun sequence genome encodes the following:
- the LOC136041261 gene encoding dnaJ homolog subfamily C member 3-like, translating to MKITYNSYCVLLLFLTISITIRSVDCSEVNAHLESSKQLMAEGRFKDALEHLHKAEQIESNNYLVLYNRAVLYLALKKVKSALGDLNAALQFKPNFMLARFQKVKILIKSGKLDEAKTELEKVIDTDTGNEEATKTLSLLKSLQAQYEQALIHHRDKRWRATSNILTRIIKHCPWDSKLLEIRSDCYLAIDDVQNAILDLRALTQLVPDNVEAFFKLSNLYYAEGVADGSLREVRKCLKLDPEHKLCFQHFKKVKNVAKTISDLNSATENSRSRDCIAHAKKLLELEPANKNFKFEAEEKLCQCSLAVGDSKGAIDSCTKAIEIERWPKLFCNRAEAYIAENLLEKAANDYSVALEINENLECANYGIKKVKRLQKQAKKRDYYKILGVSRDATKQDINKAYRKEAQKWHPDNFQANEDERKKAEMKFIDIANAKEVLTDPKKRKMFDLGEDPLDPDSTKIPEFYFRTFEF from the coding sequence ATGAAAATAACGTATAATTCGTATTGTGTTCTTCTGCTATTTCTTACTATTTCTATAACAATAAGAAGTGTTGACTGCAGTGAAGTAAATGCTCATTTAGAATCTAGTAAACAGCTTATGGCAGAAGGTAGATTTAAGGATGCACTGGAACATTTGCACAAGGCTGAACAAATAGAGTCTAATAACTACCTGGTGTTGTATAATAGAGCCGTTTTGTATTTAGCATTGAAAAAAGTTAAATCTGCATTGGGTGATCTAAATGCTGCACTACAATTTAAGCCCAATTTTATGTTGGCAAGATtccaaaaagtgaaaattttgataaaaagtggaaaacTTGATGAGGCTAAAACTGAACTGGAAAAAGTAATAGATACTGATACAGGTAATGAAGAAGCTACGAAGACGCTTTCACTGTTAAAATCGCTTCAAGCACAATACGAACAAGCTCTCATTCACCATAGAGATAAAAGGTGGCGGGCTACATCCAATATACTTACCAGAATAATCAAGCATTGTCCATGGGATTCAAAGCTCCTGGAAATACGTAGTGACTGTTATTTAGCAATAGATGACGTTCAGAATGCTATACTGGACTTACGTGCATTAACACAGCTTGTTCCTGACAACGTAGAGGCATTctttaaattgtcaaatttaTATTACGCAGAAGGTGTGGCGGATGGAAGCCTGAGGGAGGTACGGAAATGTCTTAAGCTAGATCCCGAACATAAATTGTGTTTTCAACactttaaaaaagtgaaaaatgtaGCTAAGACAATTAGTGACCTAAATTCTGCAACAGAAAATAGTAGATCAAGGGACTGTATTGCACACGCAAAAAAGCTGCTAGAGCTTGAACCAGCGAACAAAAACTTTAAGTTTGAAGCGGAAGAAAAACTATGTCAATGTAGTCTCGCGGTTGGTGATTCAAAAGGAGCAATTGATTCCTGTACAAAAGCTATAGAGATTGAAAGGTGGCCCAAATTATTCTGTAATAGGGCTGAAGCTTATATAGCAGAAAATTTGTTAGAAAAGGCTGCAAATGATTATTCCGTAGCCTTAGAAATTAACGAGAATCTAGAATGTGCAAACTATGGAATTAAAAAGGTCAAGAGGCTGCAAAAACAAGCCAAGAAGAGAGACTACTATAAAATTCTAGGTGTTTCTAGAGACGCCACAAAACAGGATATAAATAAAGCTTATAGAAAAGAGGCTCAGAAATGGCATCCTGACAATTTTCAAGCAAACGAAGATGAACGAAAAAAGGCAGAAATGAAATTTATAGACATCGCGAATGCAAAAGAAGTTCTCACAGATCCCAAAAAGCGTAAAATGTTTGATTTAGGGGAAGACCCGTTAGATCCGGATTCAACAAAAATacctgaattttattttaggacCTTTGAATTTTAG